A section of the Sphaerobacter thermophilus DSM 20745 genome encodes:
- a CDS encoding glycosyltransferase family 9 protein, whose translation MSAALRHRQYPFRGGRARPPRILIARPDHLGDVLLTLPAASMIRRAIPGAHVAFLVRPDAAAVPRHCPDVSETLTAPYPSPSADFDREAWQGPAAVVARVVARGRFDVAILARPADSWSGAILVAAGVPHRIGYADPATLPYLTEAVPRVAGRHAAEEAVALAMRALAVLGVRQPTDPAPVVPPRWRVTPSDIAEADQALARVAEVTGDAPIVLHPGAGWRLKLWPAERWGALAAAIHARFGVAPLVTAGPQETLLAARVVECAGGAAVPLPAPVSLGGLAALYQRARVVVATDSGPLHLAAAVGAPVVGLYGPADPAVSGPLAPAFRARVVRVSLPCSPCGLVIDPPCGAIEHPACVTGVDVGSMLAAVAAVLG comes from the coding sequence CGACGTGCTCCTGACCCTGCCGGCCGCGAGCATGATCCGCCGTGCCATCCCGGGGGCGCATGTCGCCTTCCTCGTCCGTCCGGATGCAGCGGCGGTCCCGCGCCACTGCCCGGATGTGAGCGAGACACTGACTGCCCCGTACCCCTCACCCTCGGCCGACTTCGACCGCGAGGCGTGGCAGGGGCCGGCCGCGGTGGTTGCCCGCGTTGTGGCACGTGGGCGGTTCGACGTGGCCATCCTGGCCCGACCGGCCGACTCGTGGTCCGGCGCGATCCTGGTCGCAGCCGGGGTTCCCCACCGTATCGGGTATGCCGATCCCGCCACACTCCCCTACCTCACCGAGGCGGTCCCGCGCGTGGCTGGCCGGCACGCGGCGGAGGAGGCGGTTGCCCTGGCGATGCGGGCGCTGGCTGTGCTGGGTGTCCGGCAACCGACCGACCCAGCGCCGGTTGTGCCCCCTCGCTGGCGGGTGACGCCGAGCGACATCGCCGAGGCGGATCAGGCGCTGGCGCGTGTGGCCGAAGTCACCGGTGACGCGCCCATCGTCCTCCATCCCGGCGCCGGGTGGCGGCTGAAGCTCTGGCCGGCGGAACGCTGGGGTGCGCTGGCAGCGGCGATCCATGCCCGCTTCGGCGTGGCGCCACTGGTGACGGCGGGGCCTCAGGAGACCCTGCTGGCGGCCCGCGTCGTGGAGTGCGCAGGAGGGGCAGCGGTGCCGCTCCCGGCGCCGGTCTCGCTCGGCGGGCTGGCCGCGCTCTACCAGCGTGCCCGCGTTGTGGTCGCCACCGATAGCGGACCCCTCCACCTGGCGGCGGCGGTCGGCGCCCCGGTGGTCGGGCTCTACGGCCCGGCCGACCCTGCCGTCTCCGGGCCGCTGGCTCCGGCTTTTCGGGCACGGGTTGTGCGCGTTTCGCTGCCGTGCAGTCCTTGCGGGCTGGTGATCGACCCACCCTGCGGCGCGATCGAGCATCCCGCTTGCGTCACCGGCGTCGATGTCGGGTCGATGCTTGCCGCCGTGGCGGCCGTGCTCGGATAG